One Agelaius phoeniceus isolate bAgePho1 chromosome 6, bAgePho1.hap1, whole genome shotgun sequence DNA window includes the following coding sequences:
- the RBM25 gene encoding RNA-binding protein 25 isoform X2, translated as MSFPPHLNRPPMGIPTLPPGIPPPQFPGFPPPVPPGTPMIPVPMGIMAPAPTVLVPTTVSMVGKHLGVRKDHPGLKNKENDENCGPTTTVFVGNISEKASDMLIRQLLAKCGLVLSWKRVQGASGKLQAFGFCEYKEPDSTLRALRLLHDLQIGEKKLLVKVDAKTKAQLDEWKAKKKASNGNSRPETTNDDDEALDEETKRRDQIIKGAIEVLIREYSSELNAPSQESDSHPRKKKKEKKEDEDINAIEMEEDKRDLISREISKFRDTHKKLEEEKGKKEKERQEIEKERRERERERERERERREREREREREREKEKERERERERDRDRDRTKDRDRDRERDRDRDRDRERSSDRKDRSRSREKSRDREREREREREREREREREREREREREREREREREKDKKRDREEDEEDAYERRKLERKLREKEAAYQERLKNWEIRERKKSREYEKEAEREEERRREMAKEAKRLKEFLEDYDDDRDDPKYYRGSALQKRLRDREKEMEADERDRKREKEELEEIRQRLLAEGHPDPDAELQRMEQEAERRRQPQIKQEPESEEEEEDKAEKEEKREEPEEEEEEPEQKPCLKPTLRPISSAPSVSSASGNATPNTPGDESPCGIIIPHENSPEQQQLEEHRPKIGLSLKLGACNSPNQPNAVKRKKLAVDSVFNKFDDEDSDDVPRKRKLVPLDYGEEDKSNIKGSVNTEEKRKHIKSLIEKIPTAKPELFAYPLDWSIVDSTLMERRIRPWINKKIIEYIGEEEATLVDFVCSKVMAHSSPQSILDDVAMVLDEEAEVFIVKMWRLLIYETEAKKIGLVK; from the exons ATGTCTTTTCCACCTCATTTGAATCGCCCTCCTATGGGAATCCCAACGCTTCCCCCTGGGATCCCACCTCCACAGTTTCCTGGTTTTCCTCCACCTGTACCTCCTG GGACCCCTATGATTCCTGTACCAATGGGCATCATGGCTCCTGCTCCAACT GTGTTAGTTCCTACCACAGTGTCTATGGTTGGAAAACATTTGGGAGTCAGAAAAGATCATCCTGGCttaaagaacaaagaaaatgaTGAAAACTGCGGTCCCACTACTACTGTTTTTGTAGGCAACATTTCAGAGAAGGCCTCGGACATGCTCATACGGCAGCTTCTAGCA AaatgtggtttggttttgagttGGAAGAGAGTGCAAGGAGCATCTGGAAAACTTCAAG CCTTTGGATTTTGTGAGTACAAAGAGCCAGATTCTACCCTACGAGCACTGAGACTACTCCATGACCTCCAGATTGGAGAGAAGAAGCTGCTGGTCAAAGTTGATGCAAAGACAAAGGCTCAGCTAGATGAatggaaagcaaagaaaaaggcatCTAATGGG AACTCCAGACCAGAGACAAcaaatgatgatgatgaagcaCTGGATGAGGAAACGAAGAGAAGAGATCAGATAATTAAAGGGGCCATTGAAGTCTTAATACGAGAATATTCCAGCGAGCTCAATGCCCCCTCCCAGGAATCTGACTCTCAccccaggaagaagaaaaaggaaaagaaggaggaC GAGGATATAAATGCTATAGAAATGGAGGAAGACAAAAGAGACCTGATATCAAGAGAGATCAGTAAATTCAGAGACACACACAAG AAactggaggaggaaaaaggcaaaaaggagaaagaaagacaggaaattgaaaaagaacgcagagaaagagaaagggaacGGGAGCGTGAACGAGAAAGGAGGGAGCgtgaaagagagagggaacGTGAAcgagagaaggagaaggaacgGGAGCGTGAACGGGAGCGAGATAGGGACCGTGACCGAACTAAGGACCGAGACAGAGACCGCGAACGAGACAGAGACCGGGACAGAGATCGTGAAAGGAGTTCAGATCGCAAGGATCGGAGCAGATCAAG agAAAAAAGCAGAGACAGGGAAAGAGAACGAGAAcgagagagggaaagagaacGAGAACGCGAGAGGGAACGGGAAAGAGAACGGGAGCGGGAAAGAGAGcgggaaagagagagggaaaaggataAGAAGAGAGACcgagaagaagatgaagaagatgcCTACGAAAGACGAAAACTGGAGAGGAAACTGCGTGAAAAGGAAGCTGCATATCAAGAG cGTCTTAAAAACTGGGAAATCAGAGAACGAAAAAAAAGTCGAGAATATGAAAAAGAGGCTgagagggaagaagaaagaagacgGGAAATG GCAAAAGAAGCCAAACGGTTGAAAGAATTCTTAGAAGATTATGATGATGACAGAGATGATCCAAAATATTACAG GGGTAGTGCTCTTCAGAAGAGGCTaagagacagggagaaggagaTGGAAGCAGATGAACGAgataggaaaagggaaaaggaagaattAGAAGAAATTAGGCAGCGTCTTCTGGCTGAAGGACATCCAGATCCAGATGCGGAACTCCAGAGG atggagcaggaggctgagcGGCGTAGGCAGCCACAAATAAAACAAGAGCCAGAatcagaggaggaagaggaagacaaggcagaaaaagaagaaaaaagagaagagccagaggaagaggaggaggagcctGAACAAAAGCCCTGCCTTAAACCAACTTTACGACccatcagttctgctccatctGTCTCTTCAGCTAGTGGAAATGCAACTCCTAACACACCTGGTGATGAATCTCCCTGTGGCATTATTATCCCTCATGAAAATTCACCTGAACAACAGCAACTGGAGGAGCATCGGCCCAAAATTGGACTCAGCCTCAAATTGG GTGCCTGCAACAGTCCTAATCAGCCCAATGCTGTAAAAAGGAAGAAACTTGCTGTGGATAGTGTTTTCAATAAATTTGATGATGAAGACAGTGACGATGTGCCCCGGAAAAGGAAACTTGTTCCCCTGGATTATGGAGAAGAAGATAAAAGCAATATCAAAGGCAGTGTCAATACAGAAGAAAAGCGCAAGCACATTAAGAGTCTCATCGAGAAGATACCCACAGCAAAACCAGAGCTCTTTGCTTATCCTCTTGACTGGTCAATTGTGGATTCA acGCTAATGGAACGTCGAATTAGACCATGgattaataagaaaataatagAATATATTGGTGAAGAAGAAGCCACGCTAGTTGACTTTGTTTGCTCTAAG GTTATGGCTCACAGCTCACCTCAGAGCATACTGGATGATGTTGCCATG GTACTAGATGAAGAAGCTGAAGTTTTCATAGTCAAAATGTGGAGGTTGTTGATATACGAGACAGAAGCAAAGAAGATTGGCCTAGTGAAATAA
- the RBM25 gene encoding RNA-binding protein 25 isoform X1: MSFPPHLNRPPMGIPTLPPGIPPPQFPGFPPPVPPGTPMIPVPMGIMAPAPTVLVPTTVSMVGKHLGVRKDHPGLKNKENDENCGPTTTVFVGNISEKASDMLIRQLLAKCGLVLSWKRVQGASGKLQAFGFCEYKEPDSTLRALRLLHDLQIGEKKLLVKVDAKTKAQLDEWKAKKKASNGNSRPETTNDDDEALDEETKRRDQIIKGAIEVLIREYSSELNAPSQESDSHPRKKKKEKKEDIFRRFPVAPLIPYPLITKEDINAIEMEEDKRDLISREISKFRDTHKKLEEEKGKKEKERQEIEKERRERERERERERERREREREREREREKEKERERERERDRDRDRTKDRDRDRERDRDRDRDRERSSDRKDRSRSREKSRDREREREREREREREREREREREREREREREREREKDKKRDREEDEEDAYERRKLERKLREKEAAYQERLKNWEIRERKKSREYEKEAEREEERRREMAKEAKRLKEFLEDYDDDRDDPKYYRGSALQKRLRDREKEMEADERDRKREKEELEEIRQRLLAEGHPDPDAELQRMEQEAERRRQPQIKQEPESEEEEEDKAEKEEKREEPEEEEEEPEQKPCLKPTLRPISSAPSVSSASGNATPNTPGDESPCGIIIPHENSPEQQQLEEHRPKIGLSLKLGACNSPNQPNAVKRKKLAVDSVFNKFDDEDSDDVPRKRKLVPLDYGEEDKSNIKGSVNTEEKRKHIKSLIEKIPTAKPELFAYPLDWSIVDSTLMERRIRPWINKKIIEYIGEEEATLVDFVCSKVMAHSSPQSILDDVAMVLDEEAEVFIVKMWRLLIYETEAKKIGLVK; this comes from the exons ATGTCTTTTCCACCTCATTTGAATCGCCCTCCTATGGGAATCCCAACGCTTCCCCCTGGGATCCCACCTCCACAGTTTCCTGGTTTTCCTCCACCTGTACCTCCTG GGACCCCTATGATTCCTGTACCAATGGGCATCATGGCTCCTGCTCCAACT GTGTTAGTTCCTACCACAGTGTCTATGGTTGGAAAACATTTGGGAGTCAGAAAAGATCATCCTGGCttaaagaacaaagaaaatgaTGAAAACTGCGGTCCCACTACTACTGTTTTTGTAGGCAACATTTCAGAGAAGGCCTCGGACATGCTCATACGGCAGCTTCTAGCA AaatgtggtttggttttgagttGGAAGAGAGTGCAAGGAGCATCTGGAAAACTTCAAG CCTTTGGATTTTGTGAGTACAAAGAGCCAGATTCTACCCTACGAGCACTGAGACTACTCCATGACCTCCAGATTGGAGAGAAGAAGCTGCTGGTCAAAGTTGATGCAAAGACAAAGGCTCAGCTAGATGAatggaaagcaaagaaaaaggcatCTAATGGG AACTCCAGACCAGAGACAAcaaatgatgatgatgaagcaCTGGATGAGGAAACGAAGAGAAGAGATCAGATAATTAAAGGGGCCATTGAAGTCTTAATACGAGAATATTCCAGCGAGCTCAATGCCCCCTCCCAGGAATCTGACTCTCAccccaggaagaagaaaaaggaaaagaaggaggaC ATTTTCCGCAGATTTCCAGTGGCCCCACTGATACCTTATCCACTCATCACCAAG GAGGATATAAATGCTATAGAAATGGAGGAAGACAAAAGAGACCTGATATCAAGAGAGATCAGTAAATTCAGAGACACACACAAG AAactggaggaggaaaaaggcaaaaaggagaaagaaagacaggaaattgaaaaagaacgcagagaaagagaaagggaacGGGAGCGTGAACGAGAAAGGAGGGAGCgtgaaagagagagggaacGTGAAcgagagaaggagaaggaacgGGAGCGTGAACGGGAGCGAGATAGGGACCGTGACCGAACTAAGGACCGAGACAGAGACCGCGAACGAGACAGAGACCGGGACAGAGATCGTGAAAGGAGTTCAGATCGCAAGGATCGGAGCAGATCAAG agAAAAAAGCAGAGACAGGGAAAGAGAACGAGAAcgagagagggaaagagaacGAGAACGCGAGAGGGAACGGGAAAGAGAACGGGAGCGGGAAAGAGAGcgggaaagagagagggaaaaggataAGAAGAGAGACcgagaagaagatgaagaagatgcCTACGAAAGACGAAAACTGGAGAGGAAACTGCGTGAAAAGGAAGCTGCATATCAAGAG cGTCTTAAAAACTGGGAAATCAGAGAACGAAAAAAAAGTCGAGAATATGAAAAAGAGGCTgagagggaagaagaaagaagacgGGAAATG GCAAAAGAAGCCAAACGGTTGAAAGAATTCTTAGAAGATTATGATGATGACAGAGATGATCCAAAATATTACAG GGGTAGTGCTCTTCAGAAGAGGCTaagagacagggagaaggagaTGGAAGCAGATGAACGAgataggaaaagggaaaaggaagaattAGAAGAAATTAGGCAGCGTCTTCTGGCTGAAGGACATCCAGATCCAGATGCGGAACTCCAGAGG atggagcaggaggctgagcGGCGTAGGCAGCCACAAATAAAACAAGAGCCAGAatcagaggaggaagaggaagacaaggcagaaaaagaagaaaaaagagaagagccagaggaagaggaggaggagcctGAACAAAAGCCCTGCCTTAAACCAACTTTACGACccatcagttctgctccatctGTCTCTTCAGCTAGTGGAAATGCAACTCCTAACACACCTGGTGATGAATCTCCCTGTGGCATTATTATCCCTCATGAAAATTCACCTGAACAACAGCAACTGGAGGAGCATCGGCCCAAAATTGGACTCAGCCTCAAATTGG GTGCCTGCAACAGTCCTAATCAGCCCAATGCTGTAAAAAGGAAGAAACTTGCTGTGGATAGTGTTTTCAATAAATTTGATGATGAAGACAGTGACGATGTGCCCCGGAAAAGGAAACTTGTTCCCCTGGATTATGGAGAAGAAGATAAAAGCAATATCAAAGGCAGTGTCAATACAGAAGAAAAGCGCAAGCACATTAAGAGTCTCATCGAGAAGATACCCACAGCAAAACCAGAGCTCTTTGCTTATCCTCTTGACTGGTCAATTGTGGATTCA acGCTAATGGAACGTCGAATTAGACCATGgattaataagaaaataatagAATATATTGGTGAAGAAGAAGCCACGCTAGTTGACTTTGTTTGCTCTAAG GTTATGGCTCACAGCTCACCTCAGAGCATACTGGATGATGTTGCCATG GTACTAGATGAAGAAGCTGAAGTTTTCATAGTCAAAATGTGGAGGTTGTTGATATACGAGACAGAAGCAAAGAAGATTGGCCTAGTGAAATAA